A genome region from Bifidobacterium coryneforme includes the following:
- a CDS encoding DnaJ C-terminal domain-containing protein, producing the protein MAENEWLSKDYYKVLGVSKDASDAEITKAYRKLARKYHPDLNKTKEAEERFKEISEAYDVLSNKEQRQKYDAIRQFGMGGARFSGGSGQSGFSTDAFSDIFGSMFGAGGAPGSGGIHFGAGGGQPGFSDIFSTFGGGGAAGGNPTGFSGYETRQEARPVKGQDRNSSISLSFRQAVKGATVSLSVGGSKFKTHIPAGVHDGQRIRLPGKGRPGSNGGANGDLYLQIKVEPSARFGMDGKDLVMDLPVTVSEAALGAKVQVRDVDDQVVTFKVPAGSSSGDQVRVSGQGVQDRRGNGDLVGRIRIRMPDRLGLAQKKAMREFAKASQDFDAQVADDRMKI; encoded by the coding sequence ATGGCTGAGAATGAGTGGCTGAGCAAGGACTATTACAAGGTCCTTGGTGTCTCCAAGGACGCCAGCGATGCGGAAATCACCAAGGCATACCGCAAGCTTGCCCGCAAATACCATCCCGATCTCAATAAGACCAAGGAGGCCGAGGAGAGGTTCAAGGAAATCTCCGAAGCCTATGACGTGCTCAGCAACAAGGAGCAGCGTCAGAAGTATGATGCCATCCGCCAGTTCGGCATGGGAGGCGCTCGCTTTTCCGGAGGATCAGGTCAGAGCGGATTCAGTACCGATGCCTTCTCCGACATCTTCGGCTCCATGTTCGGGGCCGGTGGAGCACCGGGTAGTGGTGGAATCCACTTCGGTGCAGGAGGGGGTCAGCCCGGCTTCTCCGATATCTTCTCCACCTTCGGTGGCGGAGGGGCCGCGGGCGGCAACCCGACGGGATTCAGCGGGTACGAGACCCGGCAGGAGGCCAGGCCCGTCAAGGGGCAGGACCGTAACTCCTCAATCAGTCTCTCCTTCCGGCAGGCCGTCAAAGGTGCCACGGTCTCGTTGAGCGTGGGCGGGTCCAAGTTCAAGACCCACATTCCGGCAGGGGTGCATGACGGGCAGAGGATTCGTCTTCCCGGCAAGGGTCGGCCCGGTAGCAACGGGGGCGCCAACGGTGACCTCTACCTGCAGATCAAGGTCGAGCCCAGCGCCCGCTTCGGGATGGATGGCAAGGATCTGGTCATGGACCTCCCCGTCACCGTCTCCGAGGCTGCTTTGGGGGCCAAGGTCCAGGTACGTGATGTGGATGACCAGGTGGTCACCTTCAAGGTGCCTGCCGGATCGTCCAGCGGCGATCAGGTCAGGGTGTCCGGCCAGGGGGTACAGGACAGGCGTGGCAACGGCGATCTGGTTGGCAGAATCAGGATACGGATGCCCGACAGACTCGGGTTGGCCCAGAAAAAGGCCATGCGTGAATTCGCCAAGGCCAGCCAGGACTTTGATGCCCAGGTGGCTGATGACCGCATGAAGATCTGA
- a CDS encoding heat shock protein transcriptional repressor HspR produces MTRIDRETRQMYLACAQALVRDQVNLDAADDAGMDIELPVFSVGQVATLADIHPQTLRQYDRLGLVVPERTEGGARRYSLRDLDRLTQAQHLSQDESINLAGVTRILALAEENRQLRRQLRRSRQAEGPSIFAAAADGRVVEIKRSDSARLWRQEITHEYGQYSTGASTHGDKPQMTTSKSLIIWGMHS; encoded by the coding sequence ATGACACGGATAGACAGGGAGACCAGGCAGATGTACCTTGCCTGTGCCCAGGCCCTGGTCCGGGACCAGGTGAACCTGGATGCGGCTGATGACGCCGGCATGGACATCGAGCTTCCGGTCTTCAGTGTGGGTCAGGTGGCGACCCTGGCCGACATCCACCCGCAGACCCTCCGCCAGTATGACCGCCTGGGCCTGGTTGTGCCCGAACGGACCGAGGGGGGAGCGCGGCGTTACTCACTGCGTGACCTGGACCGGCTGACCCAGGCCCAGCATCTGAGTCAGGATGAATCCATCAACCTGGCAGGGGTGACCAGGATCCTGGCCCTGGCCGAGGAGAACCGCCAGTTGCGGCGGCAACTCAGACGTTCCAGGCAGGCCGAAGGCCCCAGCATATTCGCTGCCGCGGCGGATGGCCGGGTGGTCGAAATCAAACGTTCCGATAGCGCCCGCTTGTGGCGACAGGAGATAACGCACGAATACGGGCAGTACTCGACCGGTGCTTCCACCCATGGCGACAAGCCGCAGATGACCACCTCCAAGTCGCTGATTATCTGGGGGATGCACTCCTGA
- a CDS encoding DEAD/DEAH box helicase encodes MPETETSTTAGSKAGTTFADLGVPDALVRVLAADGKTEAFPIQEDTLPDSLDGRDILGRGRTGSGKTLAFTIPLVARLALDETTLPQESSDSDRGRGRKNVPHPRGLVLAPTRELANQIDEVLTPLANAYHMRTCTVYGGVKQGRQVDALKRGAQIVVACPGRLEDLLQQRVLSLESVSIAVLDEADEMADMGFLPAVERILTQVRPGGQRMLFSATLDHGVDAVVKRFLKNAKVHEVDSATQQVDQMTHHIFETTQDAKHDLVRRLASGKGKRILFTRTKFQAKKLAKNLITNGIPAAQLHGNLSQNQRDRNLEAFSRGDVRVLVATDVAARGVDISDVDLVVQVDPPADPKSFLHRSGRTARAGKAGDVVTVVLPNQRRDTKRLLRMAHIDAKPVHVTASSPEVGELVGAVADPIQGWSLESSTPSRSEGGRKEGSRGRSSGGRGRSRDRDRNRDRGRDRGQDRKFRDGGSRRRGDRSGRSRREDDFANQEGPIDARTRRGRGGNRRGDGAAWSDGSGRGQGGRRGGRGAGSDRASSRSGGFQHGPHRHRRDSNPFRSSRSR; translated from the coding sequence ATGCCTGAAACTGAAACTTCAACTACCGCAGGGTCCAAGGCCGGCACGACCTTTGCCGACCTGGGCGTTCCCGATGCCCTGGTCAGGGTGCTCGCAGCCGATGGGAAGACCGAGGCCTTCCCCATCCAGGAGGACACCCTGCCTGATTCCCTGGACGGACGCGACATTCTGGGGCGTGGCCGGACCGGATCCGGCAAGACCCTGGCATTCACGATTCCCCTGGTGGCACGCCTGGCTCTCGACGAGACCACCCTGCCACAGGAATCCAGCGACTCCGACCGTGGCCGGGGCCGGAAGAACGTTCCGCATCCGAGGGGTCTGGTCCTGGCTCCCACCCGTGAATTGGCCAACCAGATCGATGAGGTCCTGACGCCCCTGGCCAATGCCTATCACATGAGGACCTGCACCGTATACGGCGGGGTCAAGCAGGGCCGGCAGGTCGATGCCCTGAAGCGCGGAGCTCAGATTGTCGTGGCCTGCCCGGGCCGCCTGGAGGACCTCCTCCAGCAGAGGGTGCTCTCCCTGGAATCCGTCAGCATCGCCGTTCTGGACGAGGCCGACGAGATGGCCGACATGGGCTTCCTGCCTGCGGTCGAGCGCATACTCACCCAGGTGAGGCCCGGTGGTCAGCGTATGCTCTTCTCCGCAACCCTGGACCATGGGGTGGATGCCGTGGTCAAGCGCTTCCTTAAGAACGCCAAGGTCCACGAGGTGGATTCGGCCACCCAGCAAGTGGACCAGATGACGCATCACATCTTTGAGACCACTCAGGACGCCAAGCACGACCTGGTCCGCCGTCTGGCCTCGGGCAAGGGCAAGCGCATCCTTTTCACCCGCACCAAGTTCCAGGCCAAGAAGCTGGCCAAGAACCTCATCACCAATGGCATCCCGGCCGCCCAGCTGCACGGCAACCTCTCCCAGAACCAGCGTGACCGCAATCTTGAGGCCTTCTCCAGGGGTGACGTCCGCGTACTGGTGGCCACTGATGTGGCCGCAAGGGGTGTTGACATCAGCGATGTGGATCTGGTGGTACAGGTGGATCCGCCCGCGGACCCCAAGTCCTTCCTGCATCGTTCCGGTCGTACGGCCCGTGCCGGAAAAGCCGGTGATGTGGTCACCGTGGTCCTGCCCAACCAACGTCGCGACACCAAGCGGTTGCTCCGGATGGCCCATATCGATGCCAAACCCGTTCACGTCACGGCTTCCTCTCCCGAGGTCGGGGAACTCGTAGGCGCTGTGGCGGATCCCATTCAGGGATGGTCCCTGGAGTCCTCAACCCCAAGTCGCTCCGAAGGGGGTCGCAAGGAAGGCTCCCGCGGCCGCTCGTCGGGAGGTCGGGGTCGCTCGCGTGACCGTGACCGTAATCGTGACCGTGGGCGCGATCGTGGTCAGGACAGGAAGTTCCGCGATGGTGGTTCCCGTCGAAGGGGTGACCGTTCCGGACGTTCGCGCAGGGAAGATGACTTTGCAAACCAGGAAGGCCCCATCGATGCCCGCACCCGTAGGGGTCGTGGAGGGAACCGCCGCGGAGACGGGGCGGCCTGGTCGGACGGTTCCGGACGTGGCCAAGGTGGCCGCAGGGGTGGCCGGGGCGCTGGCAGTGACAGGGCCTCCAGCAGGTCGGGTGGCTTCCAGCATGGACCCCATAGGCATCGCAGGGACTCCAACCCCTTCCGCTCCTCACGTAGCCGCTGA
- a CDS encoding DUF4190 domain-containing protein, with the protein MGEDSHNFDNQGYGSQNPADSDAPTYPATGAGQYGYGQESSAPMAGEAYGQPAYGADPVQYPPQGDPQFNGQPQAAPKDDSYSGMAITALVLAFLLPLVGLILAIVSLVKFNKGDRRKGKGMSIAALVISIIMMIGSNILVYNVMNKTMDQVSHSISQSVGGSSTGKYKNMQDWIDRSPDVQEFYSTMGGQLKQQNVTATLKADGDEKLVIDLSMELPEGQEIDSDAADQILDQPALNTNMTQLAKELKKEGFKHPTVEVVVHTADNSFSASQVNDENGKVS; encoded by the coding sequence ATGGGCGAAGATTCGCACAATTTTGATAACCAGGGATATGGCAGCCAGAATCCAGCCGATTCCGACGCACCCACCTACCCGGCAACAGGTGCGGGTCAATATGGGTATGGGCAGGAGTCTTCGGCTCCTATGGCCGGAGAGGCCTACGGGCAGCCCGCCTATGGCGCTGATCCCGTCCAGTATCCGCCTCAGGGCGACCCTCAGTTCAACGGTCAGCCCCAGGCTGCTCCGAAGGACGACTCCTACAGCGGCATGGCCATCACCGCCCTCGTTCTGGCCTTCCTCCTGCCTCTGGTTGGCCTGATCCTGGCGATTGTCAGCCTGGTCAAGTTCAACAAGGGGGATCGTCGCAAGGGCAAGGGCATGTCGATCGCGGCCCTGGTCATCTCCATTATCATGATGATCGGCTCCAACATCCTCGTCTACAACGTCATGAACAAGACGATGGATCAGGTCTCCCATTCAATCAGCCAGTCAGTCGGGGGAAGCAGTACTGGTAAGTACAAGAACATGCAGGACTGGATCGACAGGTCTCCTGATGTGCAGGAGTTCTACTCCACCATGGGCGGACAGCTCAAGCAGCAGAACGTCACCGCCACTCTGAAGGCCGATGGGGACGAGAAACTCGTCATCGACCTGAGCATGGAACTGCCTGAAGGGCAGGAGATTGACAGCGATGCCGCCGATCAGATCCTGGACCAGCCGGCTCTGAATACGAACATGACACAGCTGGCCAAGGAACTCAAGAAGGAGGGCTTCAAGCACCCCACTGTCGAGGTTGTCGTACACACGGCAGACAACTCCTTCAGCGCCAGCCAGGTCAACGATGAGAATGGCAAAGTGTCCTGA
- a CDS encoding DedA family protein yields the protein MGVINWLLNLLRDPRSAIAGWIAMGLGPTYTFIFLIIFIETGVVFMPFLPGDSLLFAAGVFAHDPSSGLKLDILLPIVWLAPLIGDQSNYFIGHFFGRAIVRSGKVKSLTPERIAKTENLIDKWGPLAVVLGRFLPFIRTFMPFISGISGMKWRRFTPFSILGGLIWSTIFTLLGYFFGGIPAVQEHFELVIILILVISVLPTVIGLLKARFGRKREDVETAEPESAEEAADQIR from the coding sequence ATGGGTGTCATCAACTGGCTCTTGAACCTACTCAGGGACCCCCGCAGTGCCATTGCCGGGTGGATCGCCATGGGACTGGGGCCGACCTACACCTTCATCTTTCTGATCATCTTCATAGAGACTGGCGTAGTCTTTATGCCCTTCCTGCCCGGCGACTCACTCCTTTTCGCGGCAGGGGTCTTCGCGCACGATCCCTCCAGCGGGCTCAAGCTGGACATCCTCCTGCCCATCGTATGGTTGGCCCCCCTCATCGGCGACCAGAGCAACTACTTCATCGGGCACTTCTTCGGGCGGGCCATCGTCCGCTCCGGCAAGGTCAAATCGCTGACGCCGGAGCGTATCGCCAAGACCGAAAATCTGATTGACAAGTGGGGACCCCTGGCTGTTGTGCTGGGCCGATTCCTCCCCTTCATCAGGACCTTCATGCCCTTCATCTCCGGTATTTCAGGCATGAAGTGGCGGCGGTTTACCCCCTTCAGCATCCTTGGTGGCCTGATCTGGTCGACCATCTTCACCCTTCTCGGCTACTTCTTCGGCGGCATACCGGCCGTTCAGGAGCACTTCGAGCTGGTCATCATCCTCATCCTGGTCATCTCCGTCCTCCCCACCGTCATCGGACTCCTCAAGGCAAGATTCGGCAGGAAACGCGAGGACGTCGAAACGGCGGAACCGGAATCGGCAGAAGAAGCGGCCGACCAGATCCGGTAG